One Cupriavidus necator N-1 DNA window includes the following coding sequences:
- a CDS encoding Bug family tripartite tricarboxylate transporter substrate binding protein yields MLAALGLFALPAGAQPDYPARPVKLVVSLPPGSGADSTARFIAQKLAAKLGQPFVVENRPGGNGFIGARAVADAAPDGYTLFVGSNSTMVTNAVLFTNPPYDPVNGFAPVERLARFAMVVVVPANSPYKALGGLIGALRTAPGKLNYAAGSPTYQIYTELLNERFHVRANPIAYKGTAPAMTDVAAGHVDYAIGEISAVLPLIRAGRVRPLAVTAPQRLKDLPQVPTVAESGAPGFDVAAWTGVFAPSKVPGQIVNVLSAAVREAMQQPDSVKFITGLGGEVYLGGPQHFRQFQLAEIERTRDIVKRAAIQIE; encoded by the coding sequence ATGCTGGCCGCGCTCGGGCTATTCGCCCTGCCGGCCGGTGCGCAGCCCGACTACCCGGCAAGGCCAGTCAAGCTCGTGGTGTCGTTGCCGCCCGGCAGCGGCGCGGATTCCACGGCGCGCTTCATTGCCCAGAAGCTCGCTGCAAAGCTGGGCCAGCCGTTCGTGGTGGAGAACCGCCCCGGCGGGAACGGCTTCATCGGCGCCCGCGCCGTCGCCGACGCCGCGCCTGATGGCTACACGCTCTTCGTCGGCAGCAACTCGACGATGGTAACCAACGCCGTGCTGTTCACTAATCCCCCCTACGATCCCGTCAACGGCTTTGCGCCCGTGGAGCGCCTCGCGCGCTTTGCCATGGTCGTCGTCGTGCCGGCGAATTCGCCGTACAAGGCGCTTGGGGGGCTCATCGGCGCCCTGCGCACCGCGCCGGGCAAACTCAACTACGCGGCGGGTAGTCCCACCTACCAGATCTATACCGAACTGCTGAACGAGCGCTTCCATGTGCGCGCGAATCCCATCGCTTACAAGGGCACGGCGCCGGCCATGACCGACGTCGCCGCTGGCCACGTCGACTACGCGATCGGCGAGATCAGCGCGGTGTTACCGCTGATTCGCGCGGGCCGTGTCCGCCCGCTCGCCGTGACCGCCCCGCAGCGGCTCAAGGATCTTCCGCAGGTTCCTACCGTTGCCGAAAGCGGTGCGCCGGGCTTCGATGTGGCGGCATGGACCGGCGTCTTTGCGCCGTCCAAGGTGCCCGGGCAGATCGTTAACGTGCTGTCCGCCGCCGTACGTGAAGCCATGCAGCAGCCCGACAGCGTGAAGTTCATCACGGGCCTAGGCGGGGAGGTTTATCTCGGCGGGCCCCAACACTTCCGCCAGTTCCAGCTGGCCGAAATTGAGCGAACCCGCGACATCGTCAAGCGTGCCGCCATCCAGATTGAATAA